In Rhea pennata isolate bPtePen1 chromosome 8, bPtePen1.pri, whole genome shotgun sequence, one genomic interval encodes:
- the MAGOH gene encoding protein mago nashi homolog, which translates to MASDFYLRYYVGHKGKFGHEFLEFEFRPDGKLRYANNSNYKNDVMIRKEAYVHKSVMEELKRIIDDSEITKEDDALWPPPDRVGRQELEIVIGDEHISFTTSKIGSLIDVNQSKDPEGLRVFYYLVQDLKCLVFSLIGLHFKIKPI; encoded by the exons ATGGCGAGCGACTTCTACCTGCGCTACTACGTGGGGCACAAGGGCAAGTTCGGCCACGAGTTTCTGGAGTTCGAGTTCCGGCCCGACG GGAAATTACGCTATGCCAACAACAGTAACTACAAAAACGATGTCATGATCAGAAAAGAG GCTTATGTGCATAAAAGTGTGATGGAGGAGCTGAAGAGAATAATTGATGACAGTGAAATTACAAAAGAAGATGATGCTTTATGGCCTCCTCCTGATAGAGTTGGTCGGCAG GAGCTTGAAATAGTAATCGGTGATGAGCATATCTCTTTTACCACATCAAAAATCGGTTCACTCATTGATGTAAATCAATCCAA GGATCCAGAAGGCTTGAGAGTGTTCTACTACCTGGTTCAGGACCTTAAGTGTCTAGTCTTCAGTCTTATTGGACTACACTTTAAGATTAAGCCAATTTAA
- the CZIB gene encoding CXXC motif containing zinc binding protein has product MGRVGLQLRATLENITRLRAEGEDFRWYLKLKCGNCGEVSEKWQYLRLMDSVPLKGGRGSATMVQKCKLCSRENSIDILSQTIKPYNAEDSEKFKTIVEFECRGLEPVDFQPQAGFAAEGAESGTPFNDINLLEKDWNDYDEKTKESVGIYEVTHKFVKC; this is encoded by the exons ATGGGG AGGGTCGGGCTGCAGCTGCGCGCCACGCTGGAGAACATCACCCGCCTGCGGGCCGAGGGCGAGGATTTCCGCTGGTACCTCAAG ctgaaatgtgGGAACTGTGgtgaagtttctgaaaaatggcAATACCTGCGATTAATG GACAGCGTTCCTCTAAAAGGAGGCAGAGGCAGTGCCACAATGGTGCAGAAATGCAAGCTGTGCTCCAGAGAGAACTCCATTG atatTTTAAGTCAGACCATCAAACCTTACAAT GCTGAAGACAGTGAGAAATTCAAGACAATAGTGGAGTTTGAATGCCGGGGTCTGGAACCAGTTGACTTTCAGCCGCAG gcaggaTTTGCTGCTGAAGGTGCAGAGTCTGGCACACCTTTCAATGACATAAACTTGTTAGAAAAG GATTGGAATGACTAtgatgaaaaaacaaaggaatcTGTTGGAATCTATGAAGTTACTCATAAGTTTGTAAAATGTTAA
- the CPT2 gene encoding carnitine O-palmitoyltransferase 2, mitochondrial isoform X1: MAARQLLLRRGAAAGAPRGYCSAEYLHRSIVPTMHYQKSLPRLPIPKLEDTIRRYLNAQKPLLNDDQFRKTEELAQHFEKGIGRQLHEQLVAQDNQNKHTSYITGPWFDMYLKAREPVVLNFNAFMSFHPDPKSEYNDQLIRATNMTVSAVRFMKTFRAGYLEPEVFHLNPKKSDTQLFKKLIRFVPSSLSWFGAYMVNAYPLDMSQYFRLFNSTRLPKLNRDELYTDEKAKHLLVLRNGNFYVFDVIDRDGNMLKPSEIQAHLKYILSDNSPTPTFPLGYLSSENRDTWALLRKNLLDNGNEEALQKVDSAIFCLSLDDFPVKDLVHLSHIMLHGDGANRWYDKSFNLIITKDGTAGVNFEHSWGDGVAVLRFQNEIFKDSIGEPAVGPQSQPASVDSSRAVQRLDFKLNDALKAGITKAKQHFDSTVEALTLDMIQFQKGGKDVLKQKKVSPDAVAQLAFQMAFLRQYSQTVATYESCSTAAFKHGRTETIRPASIHTKKCSEAFVKEPSRHSTEELQKMIVECSEYHGRLTKEAAMGQGFDRHLFGLRYLALSKGTTLPDFYQDQAYAQLNHNIISTSTLASPAVQLGGFGPVVPDGFGVGYQVHGDWIGCNVSSYPARNVKEFLQCVYKSLEDIFNVLKGKKINS; the protein is encoded by the exons ATGGCGGCgcggcagctgctgctgaggcggggggcggcggcgggagcgccgCGGGGCTACTGCAGCGCCGAATACCTGCACCGCAGCATCGTGCCCACCATGCACTACCAGAAGAGCCTGCCCAg ACTGCCCATTCCCAAACTAGAAGATACAATAAGGAGATACCTGAATGCCCAAAAACCTCTTTTGAATGATGACCAGTTCAG GAAAACGGAAGAACTTGCTCAGCACTTTGAAAAAGGAATTGGAAGACAGCTGCACGAGCAACTAGTTGCTCAAGACAATCAGAACAAGCATACTAGTTACATCACAG GTCCCTGGTTTGATATGTACTTGAAAGCACGTGAACCtgttgttttgaattttaatgcatttatgtCTTTTCATCCTGATCCAAAATCTGAATATAATGATCAGCTCATACGAGCTACAAACATGACTGTTTCTGCTGTACGTTTTATGAAGACCTTCAGGGCTGGTTATCTTGAACCAGAGGTTTTTCACCTCAATCCAAAAAAAAGTGACACTCAGCTCTTCAAAAAATTAATTCGATTTGTgccttcttctctttcttggttTGGTGCCTACATGGTCAATGCATACCCCCTAGATATGTCTCAGTACTTCAGGCTTTTCAATTCAACACGCCTGCCTAAACTCAACAGAGATGAACTTTATACAGATGAAAAGGCAAAGCATTTACTGGTACTGAGAAATGggaatttttatgtatttgatgTTATTGATAGAGATGGAAATATGCTGAAACCTTCAGAAATACAAGCACACTTAAAATATATCCTCAGTGATAACAGTCCAACCCCAACCTTCCCTCTTGGGTATCTCTCCAGTGAAAATCGAGATACATGGGCATTGCTGAGAAAGAATCTGTTGGACAATGGCAATGAAGAAGCTCTTCAAAAAGTAGACTCTGCCATCTTTTGCTTAAGTTTAGATGATTTTCCTGTTAAAGACCTTGTGCACTTGTCCCACATTATGTTGCATGGAGATGGTGCTAACCGCTGGTATGACAAATCCTTTAATCTTATCATAACTAAAGACGGCACTGCGGGAGTTAATTTTGAACATTCCTGGGGAGATGGTGTGGCTGTGCTCAGATTCcagaatgagatttttaaagatagCATTGGAGAGCCAGCTGTCGGCCCCCAGTCCCAGCCAGCTTCAGTAGACTCTTCTAGAGCAGTACAGAGACTTGACTTCAAGCTGAATGATGCCTTAAAAGCAGGAATTACCAAAGCCAAACAGCATTTTGATTCTACTGTAGAAGCACTTACGCTTGATATGATTCAGTTCCAAAAAGGAGGCAAGGATGTTCTAAAGCAGAAGAAGGTAAGTCCAGATGCTGTGGCTCAGCTTGCCTTTCAGATGGCTTTCCTTCGACAGTACAGTCAGACTGTTGCTACATATGAAtcttgcagcactgcagctttCAAACATGGTCGTACAGAAACTATACGTCCTGCCTCTATCCATACAAAGAAATGTTCGGAGGCTTTTGTCAAAGAACCATCCAGACATAGCACAGAAGAGCTTCAGAAGATGATTGTGGAGTGCTCAGAATACCATGGCCGTTTGACAAAAGAAGCTGCTATGG GTCAGGGATTTGACCGACATCTCTTTGGCTTGCGCTACTTAGCCTTATCCAAAGGTACTACATTACCTGATTTCTACCAAGACCAAGCCTATGCTCAGCTCAATCACAACATCATTTCTACAAGCACATTGGCTAGTCCAGCTGTGCAATTAGGAGGGTTTGGCCCAGTGGTACCTGATGGCTTTGGAGTAGGATATCAAGTACATGGTGATTGGATAGGTTGCAATGTTTCCTCTTACCCAGCTAGGAATGTGAAAGAATTCCTCCAGTGTGTATACAAGTCACTGGAAGAtatctttaatgttttaaagGGCAAAAAGATTAATAGTTAG
- the CPT2 gene encoding carnitine O-palmitoyltransferase 2, mitochondrial isoform X2 yields MYLKAREPVVLNFNAFMSFHPDPKSEYNDQLIRATNMTVSAVRFMKTFRAGYLEPEVFHLNPKKSDTQLFKKLIRFVPSSLSWFGAYMVNAYPLDMSQYFRLFNSTRLPKLNRDELYTDEKAKHLLVLRNGNFYVFDVIDRDGNMLKPSEIQAHLKYILSDNSPTPTFPLGYLSSENRDTWALLRKNLLDNGNEEALQKVDSAIFCLSLDDFPVKDLVHLSHIMLHGDGANRWYDKSFNLIITKDGTAGVNFEHSWGDGVAVLRFQNEIFKDSIGEPAVGPQSQPASVDSSRAVQRLDFKLNDALKAGITKAKQHFDSTVEALTLDMIQFQKGGKDVLKQKKVSPDAVAQLAFQMAFLRQYSQTVATYESCSTAAFKHGRTETIRPASIHTKKCSEAFVKEPSRHSTEELQKMIVECSEYHGRLTKEAAMGQGFDRHLFGLRYLALSKGTTLPDFYQDQAYAQLNHNIISTSTLASPAVQLGGFGPVVPDGFGVGYQVHGDWIGCNVSSYPARNVKEFLQCVYKSLEDIFNVLKGKKINS; encoded by the exons ATGTACTTGAAAGCACGTGAACCtgttgttttgaattttaatgcatttatgtCTTTTCATCCTGATCCAAAATCTGAATATAATGATCAGCTCATACGAGCTACAAACATGACTGTTTCTGCTGTACGTTTTATGAAGACCTTCAGGGCTGGTTATCTTGAACCAGAGGTTTTTCACCTCAATCCAAAAAAAAGTGACACTCAGCTCTTCAAAAAATTAATTCGATTTGTgccttcttctctttcttggttTGGTGCCTACATGGTCAATGCATACCCCCTAGATATGTCTCAGTACTTCAGGCTTTTCAATTCAACACGCCTGCCTAAACTCAACAGAGATGAACTTTATACAGATGAAAAGGCAAAGCATTTACTGGTACTGAGAAATGggaatttttatgtatttgatgTTATTGATAGAGATGGAAATATGCTGAAACCTTCAGAAATACAAGCACACTTAAAATATATCCTCAGTGATAACAGTCCAACCCCAACCTTCCCTCTTGGGTATCTCTCCAGTGAAAATCGAGATACATGGGCATTGCTGAGAAAGAATCTGTTGGACAATGGCAATGAAGAAGCTCTTCAAAAAGTAGACTCTGCCATCTTTTGCTTAAGTTTAGATGATTTTCCTGTTAAAGACCTTGTGCACTTGTCCCACATTATGTTGCATGGAGATGGTGCTAACCGCTGGTATGACAAATCCTTTAATCTTATCATAACTAAAGACGGCACTGCGGGAGTTAATTTTGAACATTCCTGGGGAGATGGTGTGGCTGTGCTCAGATTCcagaatgagatttttaaagatagCATTGGAGAGCCAGCTGTCGGCCCCCAGTCCCAGCCAGCTTCAGTAGACTCTTCTAGAGCAGTACAGAGACTTGACTTCAAGCTGAATGATGCCTTAAAAGCAGGAATTACCAAAGCCAAACAGCATTTTGATTCTACTGTAGAAGCACTTACGCTTGATATGATTCAGTTCCAAAAAGGAGGCAAGGATGTTCTAAAGCAGAAGAAGGTAAGTCCAGATGCTGTGGCTCAGCTTGCCTTTCAGATGGCTTTCCTTCGACAGTACAGTCAGACTGTTGCTACATATGAAtcttgcagcactgcagctttCAAACATGGTCGTACAGAAACTATACGTCCTGCCTCTATCCATACAAAGAAATGTTCGGAGGCTTTTGTCAAAGAACCATCCAGACATAGCACAGAAGAGCTTCAGAAGATGATTGTGGAGTGCTCAGAATACCATGGCCGTTTGACAAAAGAAGCTGCTATGG GTCAGGGATTTGACCGACATCTCTTTGGCTTGCGCTACTTAGCCTTATCCAAAGGTACTACATTACCTGATTTCTACCAAGACCAAGCCTATGCTCAGCTCAATCACAACATCATTTCTACAAGCACATTGGCTAGTCCAGCTGTGCAATTAGGAGGGTTTGGCCCAGTGGTACCTGATGGCTTTGGAGTAGGATATCAAGTACATGGTGATTGGATAGGTTGCAATGTTTCCTCTTACCCAGCTAGGAATGTGAAAGAATTCCTCCAGTGTGTATACAAGTCACTGGAAGAtatctttaatgttttaaagGGCAAAAAGATTAATAGTTAG